ATTACACCTGCATTAATGAGCGCCCTCGCTTGTTGGGGCGTTGTACGAACCGCAAAAACGGGGTCAATTTCAACACCAGGTGCCTTTGCTTCCACTTCAACAATTAGGAAAAATCGGTCTCCGATCCGTGCAATGCTATTTGCTCCGATTGTAATCGGCTGTGTTGCCATGAGAGATATCACCTCCTTGTACCAACATATGCAGGAGGTGTTAGAGGGGACAAGGGCATTACTACAATTTATAATTTTTGGTATTTTGACTAGGATACGTAAGCGGTAACGAGTCTTATTTTACTATAAACAAGATTGTCCTTTAATTCTTTTTGCTTTTGAAAACCTAGCCGATTAAGCAAACGAGTCGATCGCAAGTTTGCGGGGTCAACAGTAGCTTCAATCAAATCTAACTTCATTGTGGTAAATCCAAAATCGATAATTGGGATCACGGCTTCTTGCATTAATCCTATACCCCAATACTCCTTTGCGAGATCATACCCAATTTCAGCCTTTGAAAATTCTTTGGTAACTTGCCACAAATGAAATCCAGCTGTACCGATTAACCCTGAGGTCGTTATATCAAATAAACCCCAGCGACAACCGGAGTCGTCTAGGTGGAATTGAATAATCTCCTCAGCTTCTCTTATATCTTTACACGGTTCGATATCCATGAACTTTGTAACATCTTTTGAAGAAAAGTGATGATAAATCTCCGCGGAGTGTTGAGATATGGTATTGACTTAACAGAACGGTAATTATGTATAAAACTCCCACACCTTAATAAAGGGTAGGAGTCGGGTAACATACAACGGCATCGATAAACCTTGGATCAATACCATAAAACATCCAGGACCTGCCGTTCCACCGATAGCCCGTAACCCCGTTGTACTCAACGGTAGTTGGATAAAACCAAAATTGTTCTCCATTTACGAGCCAAACATAAGTGTTTTCGTACACACAATCGACAAGATAGGTAGATGGCTGCGGAGGGATGTAAGTTGGCCTGGGGGGGATGAAGCTTGGGGGTGGAGATGTTGGAGCCTGAGCAGGATACGCCATTCGCTTTCCACTCCTTCCTAATCTAATGAGCATAATATTCCTGGTCATTTCAAGGAGTGCGGAGTGTTTCTAAAAACAATACTCGAAATAACAACTATTGGTGAGGGGATTCTTAATAGGGTGGATACAAAGAGGCTATC
The window above is part of the Brevibacillus antibioticus genome. Proteins encoded here:
- a CDS encoding GNAT family N-acetyltransferase — protein: MSQHSAEIYHHFSSKDVTKFMDIEPCKDIREAEEIIQFHLDDSGCRWGLFDITTSGLIGTAGFHLWQVTKEFSKAEIGYDLAKEYWGIGLMQEAVIPIIDFGFTTMKLDLIEATVDPANLRSTRLLNRLGFQKQKELKDNLVYSKIRLVTAYVS